The window GAGCAGGTCATGGAGACGTACGAGGAACCGTTCGGTCTTCGGTCGGTTTGCTTGCGGTACTTCAACGCGGCCGGCGCCACGCCGAACCGCGGTGAAGATCATCGCCCTGAGTCCCATCTGATTCCGTTGGTTCTGCAGGTGGCGCTTGGGCAGCGCGAGAGCATCGCAATCTTCGGAACCGATTACGACACGCCCGATGGGACATGCATTCGCGATTACATTCACGTCGAGGATCTGGCCGATGCGCATCTGCGCGCGCTGGATTACCTGGCAAAGGGCGGGGCCTCGCTGAAGTGCAATCTTGGCAATGGCGATGGCCACAGCGTGCGTGAGGTCATCGACATCTGCCGCGAGGTCACCGGCCATGCGATCCCTGCCATCGAATCGCCGCGTCGCGCAGGCGACCCGAGCAAACTCGTCGCCTCGGCCGGGCGCGCGCGCGAGATTCTGGGCTGGAATCCGAAGAAGGGTGACCTTAAGACGATCGTCACTGATGCCTGGAACTGGCACAGTAACCATCCCGACGGATATGGGGGATAGTGGCCCGATGCCCGTGGCGTTCGCTCGCCGCCGGCTGCTCGCCACTTGCTACATCGATGCAGAAGATCGCCCTCAGAAGCATCCCCGACTGGTTCGCCCAGGGTTGGAATGACTGCAATTCCGACTGGGGAAACATCGCGCAGTTTGGCGCGGTGGCCTTCGGCGTGCGCGTGGCGATGGAGATGATCGTCCGCGGGTTCCAGTTCGCGGGTCAGGTTCTCGGAAATGTGCAGTTCGATGTGGCGGTTTCGGTTCCGCTCGGCTTTCTCTACTCGGCGTTGATCGGATGCGGACTCAGCGGCGTCGCGCTGGCTCGGCTGCACGGAAGGGATGCCGAGTGGGATGACTTCAAACAGGATGTGCCAACGTACGTTCAGGCGATCCTCGCTGACGTCCTGGCTTCGCTCGGGATGTTCATGGTGGTGGGCATACTGTCGGGGCTCTTCTTCCTGCCGGCAATTCTGGAGGCATCAAAGACAAGCGGCCCGCCGGATGACGGGATCATGGCAGTGTCCATGATACTCGGGATGATCGTCGCGGTCGTTGGGCTGATCATCTTTGCGCCCTTTAAGATGTTCGTCATTCCACTGACCGTCGACAAGCGCATGGATTTCTGGTCCGCGATCCGGACGAGCTTCGATTGCGTGCGGCGCGACTGGTTCGGGCTCGCGCTGTTCAATGTTCTGATCTTCCTTATCCTCACGATCTCGAACTGCTGCTGCATTCTGGTGATCTTCCTGATGCCGCTTTACTATGCGATGCTAATGGCATCGTACCGGAGCTACTTCGGCCTGGAGCCGGACCGCTATCGGCCGAGTTGGCTTGATCCGCCACAGACATCCGCTTACTTCTCGCAGTACGATGGCCCGCGGCCGTTCGGCGATTACACCGGCGATCGGGGCGACCCGCGGATTCGCCCGGCCGATCCAGGGAAGATCAGCCCCTGGACACCTCCCCCTCCCGAGGCCACCGAATCCGAGGCAGGCCCCATGATGCCGCCGCCCGAATCGACGAATGCCCCCATGCCGAAGCGCCCGCCCGAAGACGGAAACGGCGACCCGCCGTCCTTTCCCTTTGCGCCACACCCACCCGAGGGACCACCATCTCCCCAGAATGAACAGGGGGTGGAGAAGCCCCCGGAGGGACCGCCGCCGGAATGAACCGGGAAGAAGCTCTGGCCGCTGACTACCGCTGCCCGAAATGCCGCGGACAGCAATGCCGGTTCGAGCACGTCAACCTGCCTCACGGCAGACTTCCCATCCACACCGGTCGGTACCTGGCTGTAACTTGCCACCTGTGCGGTTACACCGAGTTCTACGACCAGGCAGTTTCCGAATCTGCCGAAGAACCCACGGGCGACGAGGAAATCGCCCCGGAAGGCACCTGATGAGTATGCGACGCGCCATTTTGCTGATCCTGATTGCGGCGCTGGCAATGGCCGGCTGCTCCAGCACCAAGGTCTATCGACTGACCGAGGAACGCTTTCCGGCCACGAAGAACCCGGACGACGTCCGTCTGTTCCTCGGCCAGGTTCAGCGGCCACACATTCGGATCGCGTACGTGAACTCGTACCTGGATCGCGAGAAGACCGTTCTGACGAAGCGCGACCAGTTGCAGGATCTGCGGCGCCGCGCGGCGAAGCTCGGCGCCGAGGCCGTCGTGAACGTGCAACTTCTGCGCGAGAAACACGAAGGCTTCGAGATGGATCCGACCGTGCCGTTCAGCGCTCTGCGCCAGGGACAGTACAACCTCTACTTCCTGCGCGGCACCGCAATACGGTACGTCTCCGAAGAAGAAGCCCAGGCCGCCGAAGCAGCCGAGTACCCGGAATCGACCTTCAACATCGACACCATCCCGGAAGTCGACACCGAAGACGCCCCGCTTCCCGATCCCCCGCCGAACGAAGGGTACTGAGGGCTACTCAACTAATCATCCCGAGCAGTGGCTTCAACCCATCGATGATCATTTGAACGCCGATGACGGCGAGGATCAGGCCCATCAGTCGTGTGATGACTCCGAGCGCGCCGGCGCCGATGAAGCTCACGAAGCGTTCGCCGAACACGAACAGCAGATAGGTAATCACGCACAGCACGGCGAACGCGGCGATGGTGATGCTCGTCTCCGCCACGCCGCCGTCGGCCGTGAAGCTCATCGCCGTTGCGATCGTGCCCGGCCCGGCGAGGATCGGCATCGCCAGCGGTGAAACCGCGACGCTGAGTTGGGCCTCGCGGCACTTCTGATTATCGCCCTCGTTCAGTTGGTGGACGCTCGATTGGTTGCCTTGCAGCATGTGATAGCCAATCAACGTCACCAGCAGCCCGCCCGTGATCCGAAAGGCCGGCAACGTGATCCCGAAGAGATGGAAGATGAGCTTCCCGGTGAGGGCAAAGAGTGCAATGATCGCGAACGCCAAGGCAACGGATCGCAATGCAATCGCCTTCGATGTCTGGCGGTCGTCGCTGGCCGTGAGGCTCAGAAAGATCGGCACATTGGCGATCGGGTTCATGATGGCAAAGAACCCCATGAACACGGTCGCTGCATGCAGAAAGAGTTTCGGCATCACGCCTGGTTGCCCTTAGTCAGTGATCGCCTGGCCGATGACCTGCTTCTCGATTTCCTCGCGGATCGAGCGCATCGCGCGGCCGCGGTGGCTGATCTCGTTCTTTTCGTCCTCGGAGAGTTCGGCGAGGTGACGCTCTTCGCCTTCGGGAACGAAGATCGGATCGTAGCCGAATCCGCCTTCGCCGCGGGCCTCGGTGGCGATGCGGCCGTTCAGGAAGCCGCGGCGGATGATCTCTGCGCCGTCCGGCCCGACAAGAACCGCTGCGCAGACAAAGCGCGCGGTGCGATCTTCGGGATCTTCGACCTCCGACATCTTCATGAGGACTTTCGCGATGCGCTCGTCATTCGTCGGGGCATAGCGCGCGGAATGCATACCCGGATCGCCGGCCAGTTCGTCGACCTCGAGCCCGGAGTCGTCCGCCAGCGTCCACATCCCTGTGTGTTCGGCCCAGGCGCGCGCCTTGATCGCCGCGTTCGCCGCGTAGGTCGATCCGTCCTCGACCGGATCCGGTCCGTCGGGCCACTCCTTCGTGGTGTGCCACGTCACATCGAGGCCCGCCAGGATTTGCTGGATTTCCTCGACCTTGTGGGCATTCCCCGTCGCAATCAGCAGATCGTTCGCCATGTCACTTCCTCCGTTTGATGTCGTCAGGATTGATCGATCGAGAACCGTAGCACGCCGCACACGAGCCGCGATCCGTTCACGACGGCGGATGCTTCGACAAAGACCGGCTGCGGGTCGTCCACGCCCACCGGCAGCCGCACCACGGTCCGAAACGGCCCC of the bacterium genome contains:
- the galE gene encoding UDP-glucose 4-epimerase GalE; amino-acid sequence: MNILVTGGAGYIGSATVEALRARGDQVAVVDNLSTGHREALFDDVPFHNLDLHDIRGLAEVMEGREIEAVVHFAAFSLVGESVQNPEKYMHNNVGGTIALLSAMRAANVQRIVFSSTAATYGEPEAVPITEDQRTAPTNPYGLTKRFMEQVMETYEEPFGLRSVCLRYFNAAGATPNRGEDHRPESHLIPLVLQVALGQRESIAIFGTDYDTPDGTCIRDYIHVEDLADAHLRALDYLAKGGASLKCNLGNGDGHSVREVIDICREVTGHAIPAIESPRRAGDPSKLVASAGRAREILGWNPKKGDLKTIVTDAWNWHSNHPDGYGG
- a CDS encoding MarC family protein; translated protein: MPKLFLHAATVFMGFFAIMNPIANVPIFLSLTASDDRQTSKAIALRSVALAFAIIALFALTGKLIFHLFGITLPAFRITGGLLVTLIGYHMLQGNQSSVHQLNEGDNQKCREAQLSVAVSPLAMPILAGPGTIATAMSFTADGGVAETSITIAAFAVLCVITYLLFVFGERFVSFIGAGALGVITRLMGLILAVIGVQMIIDGLKPLLGMIS
- the rdgB gene encoding RdgB/HAM1 family non-canonical purine NTP pyrophosphatase, whose protein sequence is MANDLLIATGNAHKVEEIQQILAGLDVTWHTTKEWPDGPDPVEDGSTYAANAAIKARAWAEHTGMWTLADDSGLEVDELAGDPGMHSARYAPTNDERIAKVLMKMSEVEDPEDRTARFVCAAVLVGPDGAEIIRRGFLNGRIATEARGEGGFGYDPIFVPEGEERHLAELSEDEKNEISHRGRAMRSIREEIEKQVIGQAITD